One Glycine max cultivar Williams 82 chromosome 6, Glycine_max_v4.0, whole genome shotgun sequence DNA segment encodes these proteins:
- the LOC102668732 gene encoding GDSL esterase/lipase At5g03610-like → MTDVETLVLLFEESNDVEYGNFYISGDVGTAVDLPGFMESLVKQMSVNLKRIHSLGIKKVAVGLLQPIGCLPVLNVIPFRTNCIGLLNVISKDHNKMLLKAVQELNKEAADKSVFITLDLYNSFLSAIETMQKKRAG, encoded by the exons ATGACTGATGTAGAAACCTTGGTTCTGCTCTTTGAAG AAAGCAATGATGTTGAATATGGGAACTTCTACATCAGTGGTGATGTAGGGACTGCTGTA GATTTACCAGGCTTCATGGAATCCCTTGTGAAGCAAATGTCTGTAAATCTTAAGCGCATTCACAGCTTAGGGATAAAAAAGGTAGCAGTTGGGTTATTACAGCCAATTGGGTGTTTGCCCGTGTTAAATGTGATACCTTTCCGTACGAACTGCATTGGCCTTTTGAACGTGATCTCCAAAGATCACAACAAAATGTTGCTCAAAGCTGTGCAAGAACTCAACAAGGAAGCAGCAGACAAATCAGTTTTCATAACACTGGACCTCTACAACTCCTTCCTCTCTGCAATTGAAACTATGCAGAAAAAGCGTGCAGGTTAG